A section of the Metabacillus endolithicus genome encodes:
- a CDS encoding S8 family serine peptidase → MRKLVGSFAVILMIITPVHFHASAEETTSEVTDEFLTKTKPLKGNQQEQSINEDAVENREMIIQGNVDLSELHSLGLELVETTDLSSSNTTLYTVKIPNELDYENTLLKVKELNGVENAEPNYKVEMSATPNDYYYSNQWYIPALDFPKSWNSFSFRNEIKVAVLDTGVSKGHEDLKGKVLNGYDFVNNDSDPADDHGHGTSVAGIIAAISNNRTGIAGINQNVKIIPVKVSDREGHSTVEDQVKGIHYAIEQGADIINMSYGSYYYSDIENEALWEAFEQGITLIGAAGNDTSREPMYPATYLPVISVAATDPSKNLAYFSNRGEWIDLAAPGEDMYSLHSEGGYSVVSGTSFSAPVVAGMASLLLSERPDLNPREVEWILELGANGSWKKDYGYGIPNMYKSLTTTLPVEEEVSGTTEDAFDIGYYETRSEKMNFPYDYDVYVFNVDSNTDVDISLTGMSNELDLSIDIEKLAGSSLEMVDYIDEYGLGKAESYSFLASPGTYYVIISDYNNHWSSTPYQLSVVSTNQNVPLVSPIANFDSGKYTQPFEVKLSSTSNKRIVYTLDGSTPSSVNGLSYVDSIPVYESTTIKAAVISGTTTSDVSTFTYEMDDMTIPNITLPVDHDHPSARVIIRRDGLGLYRKNSDNTFTYYRGLTKGEQLKVFGVSGHYYNVGGDYYVRHQEGKTIAYIGRALIKEPTPLYDPNGNVYRMLQKGEAIKVYSYNGQKYEVGGGYTIKADKKSFYLMGYVKPKKDIVLYSPNGAKHSTLKKGNLYYVKSIGDGKVDLGNGYYVVDRKEDFYFIKN, encoded by the coding sequence ATGAGGAAACTAGTAGGATCTTTTGCCGTTATTCTTATGATTATTACTCCAGTTCATTTTCATGCCTCTGCCGAAGAAACGACTTCTGAGGTTACTGATGAATTTCTGACGAAAACAAAGCCATTGAAGGGCAATCAGCAAGAACAATCAATTAATGAAGATGCTGTTGAAAATCGTGAAATGATTATCCAAGGAAACGTAGATTTGTCTGAGTTACATTCCTTAGGTCTAGAGTTAGTTGAAACAACTGATTTATCAAGCTCAAATACGACTCTTTATACAGTTAAGATTCCTAATGAACTAGATTACGAGAATACTTTATTAAAAGTAAAAGAATTAAACGGTGTCGAGAATGCAGAGCCTAACTATAAAGTTGAAATGAGCGCTACTCCGAATGACTATTACTATTCAAATCAATGGTATATTCCAGCCCTTGATTTTCCTAAGTCCTGGAATTCATTTTCGTTTAGAAATGAAATCAAAGTGGCTGTTTTAGATACGGGAGTGAGCAAAGGCCATGAAGATCTGAAGGGGAAAGTGCTTAATGGCTATGACTTTGTAAATAATGATTCTGATCCAGCGGATGATCATGGTCATGGAACGAGTGTAGCAGGTATTATTGCAGCTATTTCAAACAATAGAACGGGAATAGCGGGAATCAATCAAAATGTTAAGATCATTCCGGTGAAGGTTAGTGATCGAGAGGGCCATTCAACTGTTGAAGACCAAGTAAAAGGAATCCATTACGCCATTGAACAAGGTGCAGATATTATTAATATGAGTTATGGAAGCTATTATTATTCTGATATTGAAAATGAAGCACTATGGGAAGCTTTTGAGCAAGGAATTACTCTGATTGGTGCAGCGGGGAATGATACTAGCAGAGAGCCGATGTATCCAGCAACATATCTACCAGTTATCAGTGTAGCTGCTACAGATCCAAGTAAAAACCTTGCCTATTTTTCAAATCGTGGTGAGTGGATTGACCTTGCAGCACCAGGAGAGGACATGTATTCACTTCATTCAGAAGGTGGTTACTCGGTCGTAAGTGGGACATCTTTTTCAGCACCAGTTGTTGCTGGAATGGCATCCCTATTATTAAGTGAACGTCCAGATCTAAATCCTAGAGAGGTAGAATGGATTCTCGAATTAGGTGCAAACGGAAGCTGGAAAAAAGACTACGGATATGGAATTCCAAATATGTATAAAAGCTTAACAACAACACTTCCAGTCGAAGAAGAAGTTTCTGGAACAACAGAAGATGCTTTTGATATTGGATACTATGAAACTCGTTCAGAAAAAATGAATTTTCCATATGATTATGATGTGTATGTGTTTAATGTGGATTCGAATACAGATGTTGATATCAGTCTTACAGGAATGTCGAATGAGCTTGACTTAAGCATTGATATTGAAAAGCTTGCAGGCTCATCTCTTGAAATGGTCGATTATATTGATGAATACGGACTAGGAAAAGCAGAATCCTATTCATTTCTCGCTTCTCCAGGCACCTATTATGTGATTATTTCTGACTATAATAACCATTGGTCATCAACACCATATCAATTAAGTGTGGTTTCTACCAATCAAAATGTTCCATTGGTAAGTCCTATAGCTAATTTTGACTCTGGTAAGTATACTCAACCGTTTGAGGTGAAATTGTCATCAACGTCAAATAAGAGAATTGTTTACACTCTTGATGGGTCTACTCCTTCTAGTGTGAATGGTCTTTCATATGTTGACTCTATTCCTGTTTATGAATCAACAACGATTAAAGCGGCTGTTATTAGTGGTACCACTACAAGTGATGTTAGCACGTTTACGTATGAAATGGATGATATGACGATACCGAACATTACGCTTCCTGTTGATCATGACCATCCTTCTGCACGTGTGATTATCCGTCGAGATGGGCTTGGGTTATACCGCAAGAACAGTGATAATACCTTCACTTATTATCGTGGTTTAACAAAAGGAGAACAACTCAAGGTATTCGGTGTCTCGGGTCATTACTATAATGTTGGCGGAGATTATTATGTTAGACATCAAGAAGGAAAAACCATTGCTTACATTGGTAGGGCGTTAATTAAAGAGCCAACTCCACTATATGATCCTAACGGAAATGTTTATCGCATGCTGCAAAAGGGAGAAGCGATTAAAGTGTATTCCTATAACGGTCAAAAATATGAAGTGGGTGGCGGCTATACCATTAAGGCAGATAAAAAGAGCTTCTACCTGATGGGATACGTAAAACCTAAAAAAGATATTGTGTTATATTCTCCAAATGGAGCAAAGCACAGTACGCTGAAAAAGGGTAATTTATATTATGTGAAGAGCATCGGTGACGGGAAAGTAGATCTTGGGAACGGATATTATGTGGTTGATCGGAAAGAGGATTTTTATTTTATAAAGAATTAG
- a CDS encoding glycosyl hydrolase family 18 protein has protein sequence MELFERHKILATENEVVITLYLDSFSTEFSSELGFKGKIDDLHAIAKEYIQKRFPEIKHATVKVVAGVVLVSAFSLHTTQKASAHVADFNMTYLYFGNTKSYISQVDRTGGNLNLVSPSYFDLNSDGSLKLTSQVDKTFVNEMHNRGIKVVPFLSNHWDRTLGRTALANREQLSQQIADAIVTYNLDGVQVDIENVTDVDRDNYTDLVRLLREKIPADKEVSVAVAANPYGWNKGWHGSYDYKQLAQYSSYIMVMAYDESFQGSPEGPVASLSFVENSIKYALGEEVPPEKIVLGIPFYGRYWKQGESYGGYGLSNSRVSEIVSKYKATTTYDTKSQSPMMTFEVKSTDPVMTIAGRTLTAGTYHLWYENERSIQAKVNLVHKYGLKGTGSWSLGQEDPSIWENYRAWLTTHTTTVDNTDSNPTVEEPAADSTTYVVRGGDTLSGIAKKFGITVTQLKEYNSLTTDVIHIGQLLYLVPNEENTPIIIPNTTLPTNHGQIIGRLYLKEDTQLLKKQPNGSYFNYKLLKRGEVINVFGAQGNKYDVGGGYYIEKTDRMSLHIGRLLIKNREVLYKPDGTFFRYLEKGEAIKVFSYDENKYNVGGGYYIKPTNNVLYYEGFLKPKSYLPLYKPNGAVHRHIRPDEYIRVYSIDGDRFYVGGGYYIKIDRSLASFVRH, from the coding sequence ATGGAATTATTTGAACGACATAAAATACTAGCGACGGAAAATGAAGTTGTAATTACTCTTTATTTAGATTCTTTTTCAACAGAGTTTTCAAGTGAATTAGGATTTAAAGGAAAAATAGACGATTTACATGCAATAGCAAAGGAATATATCCAAAAACGTTTTCCGGAAATTAAACATGCGACAGTAAAGGTTGTAGCAGGAGTTGTACTTGTTTCAGCTTTTTCTCTTCATACGACGCAAAAAGCTTCGGCACATGTTGCTGATTTTAATATGACATACCTGTATTTTGGGAATACCAAAAGCTACATAAGTCAGGTTGATCGCACAGGTGGCAACCTTAATCTAGTTTCACCTAGTTATTTTGATCTGAATAGTGATGGCTCACTAAAATTAACTTCTCAAGTGGATAAAACATTTGTAAATGAAATGCATAATCGTGGGATTAAGGTTGTTCCATTCTTAAGTAATCACTGGGACCGGACATTAGGCAGAACAGCATTAGCTAATCGTGAGCAGTTGTCTCAACAAATTGCGGATGCAATCGTTACTTACAATTTAGATGGAGTTCAAGTGGATATTGAAAATGTTACAGATGTTGATCGGGATAATTATACAGATTTGGTTCGACTACTAAGAGAGAAGATACCTGCAGATAAGGAGGTTTCTGTTGCAGTAGCAGCCAATCCTTATGGCTGGAATAAAGGATGGCACGGTTCCTATGATTATAAGCAGCTAGCTCAATACTCCAGCTATATTATGGTGATGGCCTATGATGAAAGCTTTCAAGGAAGTCCAGAGGGTCCGGTGGCAAGTCTTTCTTTTGTAGAAAACTCGATTAAGTATGCACTAGGTGAAGAGGTTCCTCCGGAAAAAATTGTACTTGGGATTCCGTTTTATGGGCGTTACTGGAAGCAAGGAGAAAGCTACGGAGGCTATGGGCTATCGAATAGCAGGGTAAGCGAAATTGTAAGTAAATATAAAGCAACAACAACCTATGATACAAAAAGTCAGTCACCGATGATGACCTTTGAAGTAAAATCAACAGATCCCGTTATGACGATTGCGGGAAGAACATTAACAGCTGGTACCTATCATCTTTGGTATGAAAATGAAAGGTCGATTCAAGCAAAAGTGAATTTAGTTCATAAATATGGTTTAAAGGGAACAGGAAGCTGGAGTTTAGGACAAGAGGACCCGAGTATATGGGAGAATTATCGAGCTTGGTTAACAACTCATACAACAACAGTCGATAACACTGATTCCAATCCAACCGTAGAGGAGCCTGCAGCTGATAGTACAACCTACGTTGTACGTGGAGGAGATACATTATCTGGTATTGCCAAGAAATTTGGAATAACAGTCACACAACTAAAGGAGTACAATTCGTTAACAACAGATGTGATTCATATCGGACAGCTTCTTTATTTGGTTCCTAATGAAGAAAACACACCGATTATTATCCCAAATACAACACTTCCAACAAATCATGGTCAAATTATTGGCAGGCTGTACTTAAAGGAAGACACACAGCTACTAAAAAAGCAGCCAAATGGTTCATATTTTAATTATAAGCTGCTGAAAAGAGGCGAAGTGATTAATGTGTTTGGCGCTCAAGGAAATAAATATGATGTTGGCGGTGGCTATTATATAGAAAAAACAGACCGAATGAGTCTTCATATTGGACGGTTATTAATTAAGAATCGAGAAGTTTTATATAAGCCGGATGGCACGTTTTTTCGTTATTTAGAAAAAGGAGAAGCGATAAAGGTATTTTCCTATGATGAAAATAAGTATAATGTTGGTGGTGGTTATTATATTAAGCCAACGAACAATGTGTTATATTATGAGGGATTTTTAAAGCCAAAAAGCTATTTACCTTTATATAAACCGAATGGGGCGGTGCACAGACATATTCGTCCTGACGAATATATCCGAGTTTACAGTATTGATGGTGACAGGTTTTATGTTGGTGGAGGCTATTATATAAAAATTGATCGGAGTTTAGCTTCATTTGTGAGACATTAA